In the Solanum pennellii chromosome 5, SPENNV200 genome, one interval contains:
- the LOC107020077 gene encoding putative late blight resistance protein homolog R1A-10 encodes MAKLTDMEDIEICPKPSMDVNDEFEEVVGFDDDVEIISEYLKRRTSTNLDVISIVGMAGIGKTALARKIYNSNSIIKHFDVRAWCSVSQIYDVRKLLLEILKQIMCDECVTAEDDLYCMFRKRLMARRFLIVLDDIWECKAWDNLQLCVGSNYGKGSRVMVTTRNEKLAMHMRQHTDPYSLPFLNDEKSWELLQKKVFQGENCPSELSNVGPLVAKKCRGLPSLIIMIAGILSSKKKEADLWLKVAYDICSHAFETEMSLKTSYDHLANHLKPCLIYMALFPKSYEIPVSDLLEWWIAEEFVQNIDTWRLEELSEICLYDLVSRNPVMVSKTRSNGKMKCCIILDQVCEFCLRKITEEKFMQLIVPYSYPEEQRLCMYIHDRTMTSDFKGSDHKEFIVHPKFRILDRKNPFRLLNNLRLVRVLHLLDIYLDNSLSAKFQSFPHLRYLAIFAKAFDLKWVSHLLHLQTLRVRSSYIMISSVIWKMSKLRHVDINKFPVTVWEEEDDIVLDHLKTLGMCCMSVADMTRKFWDKFPYLEELKLHVNEFGDHVSDYSNSALMNLDTILPSRLKCLSLSEMFLTHELVSSIAELRYLETLKLSEIYFAGERYWDLGDYTFEKLKFLKLHRVFMTKWSCREESFPCLEYLVIKSCPKLEGIPEAFVYNIPLELIKVIDCSDSVGNSALKIKKESEEYYGFTSLKVHILKKDKR; translated from the coding sequence ATGGCCAAGCTAACTGATATGGAGGACATTGAGATTTGTCCAAAGCCTTCCATGGACGTTAATGACGAATTCGAAGAAGTAGTTGGGTTTGATGATGATGTAGAAATTATAAGTGAATATTTGAAGAGAAGGACATCAACAAATCTAGATGTTATTTCGATTGTTGGAATGGCTGGAATAGGGAAAACAGCTCTGGCTAGAAAGATATACAATAGTAATTCTATTATTAAACATTTTGATGTTCGAGCTTGGTGCTCCGTTTCACAAATATATGATGTGAGAAAGTTATTGCTTgagattttaaaacaaattatgtGTGATGAGTGTGTTACTGCAGAAGATGATCTTTACTGTATGTTCAGGAAGCGTCTCATGGCAAGAAGATTTCTCATTGTATTAGATGACATATGGGAATGTAAGGCGTGGGATAACTTACAATTATGTGTAGGTAGTAATTATGGAAAGGGAAGTAGAGTAATGGTAACAACTAGAAATGAAAAGTTGGCTATGCATATGAGGCAGCATACTGATCCCTATTCGCTTCCAtttctaaatgatgaaaaaagttGGGAATTATTGCAGAAGAAAGTGTTTCAAGGAGAGAATTGTCCTTCGGAGCTAAGCAATGTAGGACCACTAGTTGCCAAAAAATGCAGAGGATTGCCTTCTCTGATTATCATGATTGCTGGAATTCTTTCAAGCAAGAAAAAAGAAGCGGATTTGTGGCTTAAGGTTGCATATGATATATGTTCTCATGCTTTCGAAACAGAGATGAGCTTGAAGACAAGTTATGACCATTTAGCTAACCATTTAAAGCCGTGCCTTATCTACATGGCATTGTTTcctaaaagttatgaaattcCAGTGTCTGATCTACTCGAGTGGTGGATAGCTGAAGAGTTTGTGCAGAACATTGATACGTGGAGGCTAGAAGAATTATCAGAGATTTGCTTGTATGATCTTGTTAGCAGAAACCCGGTAATGGTTTCTAAAACAAGATCGAATGGTAAAATGAAATGTTGCATAATTCTTGATCAAGTTTGTGAGTTTTGCTTGAGAAAAATTACAGAAGAAAAGTTCATGCAGCTCATAGTGCCGTATAGTTATCCAGAGGAACAAAGGTTATGTATGTACATACATGACCGTACTATGACAAGTGATTTCAAGGGAAGTGATCATAAGGAGTTCATTGTTCATCCGAAATTCAGAATATTGGACCGTAAGAATCCTTTCCGTTTGCTTAATAACTTAAGACTTGTTCGGGTTTTACATTTATTGGATATCTACTTGGACAATTCTTTGAGTGCTAAATTTCAGTCATTCCCACACTTGAGGTACCTTGCAATATTTGCTAAAGCATTTGATTTGAAATGGGTGTCACACCTACTTCATCTACAAACTTTGCGGGTTCGTTCATCTTATATAATGATATCCTCTGTTATATGGAAAATGTCAAAGTTGAGGCATGTGGACATAAACAAATTTCCCGTTACAGTAtgggaagaagaagatgatattgTGTTAGATCACTTGAAGACTCTTGGAATGTGTTGTATGTCCGTGGCTGACATGACTCGAAAGTTTTGGGACAAGTTTCCATATCTTGAAGAACTCAAGCTCCACGTTAATGAATTTGGAGATCATGTTTCTGATTACTCAAACTCTGCATTGATGAATTTGGATACTATTCTGCCCTCGCGTCTCAAGTGTTTGTCCCTCAGTGAAATGTTCCTAACGCATGAATTAGTTTCAAGTATTGCAGAATTGCGATACCTTGAGACTCTTAAATTATCCGAGATATACTTTGCAGGGGAAAGGTATTGGGATCTCGGTGATTACACGTTTGAAAAACTCAAGTTTTTGAAATTACATCGTGTTTTTATGACCAAATGGAGTTGCAGAGAGGAATCATTTCCTTGCCTTGAATATCTTGTAATAAAAAGTTGTCCCAAGCTTGAAGGGATCCCGGAGGCCTTTGTTTATAATATACCATTGGAATTGATAAAAGTTATCGATTGTAGCGATTCTGTTGGTAATTCagctttgaaaattaaaaaagaatcagAAGAATATTATGGGTTTACCTCCCTCAAAGTTCATATCTTGAAGAAAGACAAACGATGA